The region TGCTGGGCTCCAGACACCCCCACAGCCACGGCAGGTCGCCCCAGGCAGGCGGATGAGCTTCCATGGCTTCAGCCTTCTGAGCGGGAGGATGCGCTTCTATGGCTTCAGCCACCTGGGCGGGAGGAGATGCGCAGCGGGCCCAGGACCAGAGGCGAATGATTCCGGCAGGTACACACAGCGCCTTTTATACTGCTTGGGTCTCCAAGGCCTCGGGAAATCCGATTTTCGTATTGACTGACCCTCATTTGCATTGCAAATCGGTTAAGAGCCTGGGGCGAAAAAGGGGAGTGTCTCAGCCTTTGGGAAGGACCTTGGAAAGTGGGAGGGGCTGGTTCCTTGATTGATTGGAGCGGGAATGGGTTCGAGTAGAGGACATAGGTCCCTGGGGCGAAAGTTCCGTGGCCATAGTTGGTCCTCTCTGTACAAAGACTCTCTGCGAGTCAGGCACACTTAGAGGCAGACTCCACGTGTATGGCATCCTGTCCGTCCCGCGTGGACTGTGTCCTTTGGGAGCGGAGAGTTTCAGAGCCGCGATCCTTGCGCGATCACAGTTTCTGCTGACCTCTGGGTCTGGACGGTGATTCCAGGCCCTCACGTAGGCGGGTCACGTAAGGAAAGGGGTACCGGGAAGATTCAGTGGGTGTGGATAAATAGCGTCCCCTACCTTACTTAAAATCGTAATTTCTCTATGCGTCCACGCTGGAATGTGTCAATGAGGAAAGACTTCAAATGTGCTACTGTTTTCATACCTAGTGCGCAAATACATCGCGTTCACGCCACATTCTCCAGTGTTTTCTCAAAACCCCTATGCTGTTTTATGTCGTTATgtgcattctctttttttatttttttattattttttattttttaatatatttattgattatgctattacagttgtcccattccccccacactccactccatcctgcccaccccctccctcccacattcccccctatagttcatgtccatgggtcatacttataagttctttggcttctacatttcccacactatttttaccctccccctgtctattttccacctatcatctatgctacttcttctctgtacctttccccccctctccccctcccactcccctattgacaaccctccatgtgagctccatctctatggttctgttcctgttctagttgtttgcctagtttgctcttgtttttgttttaggtgtggttgttaataactgtgagtttgctgtcatttttactgttcctatttttgatcttctttttcttaggtaactccctttaacatttcatataataagggtttggtgatgacgaacttctttaacttgaccttatctgagaagcacttgatcttcccttccattctaaatgatagctttgctggatacagtaatcttggatgtaggtccttgcgtttaatcttgggtcattacccaagattatgatgtgccttggtgtgttcctccttgggtccagcttctttggggctctctgagcttcctggacttcctggaagtttatttcctttgccatattagggaagttctccttcattatttgttcaaataagttttcaattttttgttcttcctcttctccttctggcacccctataattcggatgttggaatgtttcaagatgtcctggaggttccttcccagttcttgtttcttcattcttttctggttggatgtttctttcttccttctggtccacactgttgatttgagtcccagtttccttcccatcactattggttccctgtacattttcctttctttctcttggcatagccttctttttttcatctagttttcgaacaaattcaaccaattctgtgagcgtcttaataaccagtgttttgaactgtgcatccaataggttggctatctcttcctcacttagttgtatttattttttctggagctttgaagtcttctgtcatttgagcctttttttttgtcttggcgtgtgttactttaaggggcggggccttaggtgttcactggggcggggtaacgctggtcgctgccatgtgacgctgtatgtgggggaggggccgagtgggagcaatggcgcccgcctcactctcctccagatttcaatttttcactgcaatacccacaatcaagctgggctcctctggtgctggttccccagtgggtgggcctgtgcacactctaggcccctgtgggtctctccaaccacctctcctatgaggctgggagtctctcctgctgccgcccccacccccacgggcgttttcaatcagaggtttgaggctttatttccccgagctggagccctgggttgtgcggtctgctttgctccccgccgtttttccggtttatctgtgcacaaatgtggggccgcggggtgctacccactgctaagcttgccccactctccgccattCTGAGTtgggccctctgggtttatctgtgccccaatgtggggccacaggggccgccagtgctcagactgcctgcgccgtcgtcccacactccaccagtctcagtcctgccacatcCACGAGagttctctccaccctggtgcccgtctccgcccttcccaccagtctggatgaatgtttattttttatttccttggcgtcggacccccttgccgttcgattttctgtcagttctggttgtgcgaggagctcagtgtgtctacctgcgccgccatcttggttctctattatGTGCATTCTCTTATTAgtgattttcctttctctgctttccttcctcccattGAATTTTCCCAAGAGGAACGATTTTTTAACCTACGTTTTTCTGTCAGTCTTGTAATATGTGACATTCTTTTATGTCACATTCAGAATAAGTGATCAACATATGTACCTAATTTAGTTCATCACTTTCCATTTGGTGCAAGTGTCTGAGGTCATTATAAGACTAGTTTAACTGTTGCTTCCAAGGCGGGCAAATTAGTTTATGATGAACCCTGCGAAGTGCATTTCACCTGTGtcctgccccccaacccaggtaagccaagcagcccctcccctgcctggacCTTCCCTACAGACAAGCtaggcacacacagagaaataaaaggctggcattgtttttgtctttattatgtagagaaagaaaatggtcTGAGAACTATGAAGACAAtttgctgggggagggtggtgcagggaggggaCTCCGCAGAAATCTCAGGGGTTCTTGCTGGCCAGAGTGGTCCAGGCCACAGCACTTCAGGTCCGCTGCCTGAGGCATTCGGTGGTGGCTGTCTCAGGACAGAGACGCTCAGAAGGGTCCCCGCCCTCAAGGACTGGGATGCTCAGAAGGGTCCCCGCCCTCAAGGACTGGTATGCTGCTGGCTGGCTCATATAGAATTGAAGTGACCCCGCCCAGGGTTGGTCTGCAGATACACAGTATCAATCACCAACAATTGCAACTGCAAAACCCATGATAATGGGCAGGAACAGGGGGGACCCTGGGCGTTCCTCCTTGGGTGTAAATGTTGATCAAATCTCCCTTTGGATTTGTAAGGCTCTGAAGTTCAGAAAGGACTGTGATGCATAGAAACCTGAGTCATTCGTGAACCAGACACTGGAAGTTCAGCAGATTTTTAACTTATTTGTATGTGTATCTATTTTAGTCACATACACACACGAACATAACTTCCCTTcagttttttttagtttttggattTTTAATGACTGAAACAAAAAAGACCTAAAACCGCAGCTTCTGGAAGAACCATTTGTTCTCGCTGGTCTTGTATCTGTCTTCAAACTTGACCTTGGCCTCCCTTCGGGCCTTGCATTTCACAGCAGGGTCCCTGAAGATGTCCTTGTTGACGGCAGTTTTGTCCAAGGGGATGTCCACAGAGTACCTCGTGCGCGTGAGGTGATTGTAGCTATAAACTTTCACAAAAGACTTGATCTTAGACCTCTCGGTGATTTTCTTCTTGCCCGTGGCAGCTGTCCCTTTGCGGGGACAGTGGTCAATTCCAGCCAGCAGAGCATGGCTGTAGAGGAAGTCAGACCAGCCATCATCAATGTTCTTCACGACGACCACTTTGCGTCTGGAGTCGCGTCCAGCTAGGACCAGCACCACCTTCTTGGGTTTCCTTAACTTGCCCATCGTGGCAGCAGCCACTGGGGCCTAGAGCAGTCCCTTAAGTTTTGAATGACTTATAGTCATATCTCTTGGATACGTTTTGggataattgtattttattttaaagtgttattatgaaaaaattcaagCATTCCCACAGAGAAAAAATAGTTTCATGGACCCAAATGTATCCACCACCCAAGCTTCACGGTTTTCCGTGTTTGACAGCCTTGCTTCCTCCATGGCTCGTGGCGGTttctggttttgttctgttttctctggAGTGTTGTCAGGTAAAACGTATGTGCCCTGTCAGTCTCCCCGTCAGTGCCACAGTGTCTACCCAAAACGGGCCCGGCCTCTTTTGTAATCGTGATGTTTTTTTAGACTTCATTGTTTTAGCAATgatttctaaaaagttttttaaaatttatttatatttattttagagagagggagaaagagatggagagaaacatcgatctgttgcctctgacatgcccccaaccaggaacctggccgtaacccaggcctgtgccctgacccgtaggtaatctaaccagcgacctttctgtttgcagggtgatgcccaactcactgagccacaccagtcagggcttaacaATGACTCTATGTTATCCAATCAGCAGTTGGTGTTCAAATTGCCCCgcctttgaaatgcctcttttcagCTGACTTCTTTGCATCGGAATTCAAAGAAGACCCACAGGTTGCATAGGCTTGATTTGTCTCACAGAAATATTTCTGATTTGTAGTTATTTATCatcccttctttttcttgccttttactgtttaaaaatgtaGGTAATGTGTCCCCTAGAATTTTCCACTTCCTGAATTTGGCTGACTGCGCCCAAGgtgctgtttaattttcttttatacacATCGTCCTTGTGAACCTAAGATCTCGACATTTATTACATTTAGTTTGAATTTTATAGGCAAAAATACTTCATAAGTGAAGCTGCGTCTTCCTGCTGATCAAGAGGCACATTTTATCTGACAGTGAGATTAAGAACTGTAACTGGATTTTGGTGATGTAGGCTTGATCCCTCTGTTACAAATGTCCCCACTAGTGGCTTAATCAATGGTGTAACGTCTGTTAGTGATCATTACCTAGATTAATTATATCCTGGGGGGGATGGAAAATGATGAATACTTCCTCCTATCATTCGTCTTCATTTATTAGTTGGGTGTCTACagtaaaaatgttctttctctcactaattgttttctttttatttttcagtcataaaatatatttttattttaaaattgtacataTGTAAGGTATGCGACACGATGTGGGTTTTTGTCAATATAGTTGGCattctacattattttatatgattGTGGTGTAGGTGTACAGCCCAGCGcttggacatttatataatttatgaagtgttcCCCCCAAAAGTAAAGTAGCCCCCAGCACcttacatagttgttacaatattattgacaatattcCGTGTTGAATTTACAtcactgtgactattttgtaaccaccgaTTTGTACTTCTGGATATTTTCACCTGTTTCTCACCCCTCAAAACCCCCTCTCATCTGCAACCATtggtttgttctctgcatctatgagtctccttctgttctgtttgtttattttgttatttacattccacatataagtgaaatcatatggtatttgtctttctctaacttacttcatttatttcactcTCGGCCCATTTATGTtctcacaaatggtaagattttattctgaggggggtttggctggggtagggtggagggctggggagaaaaggcacacaactgtaattgaataacaataaaaaattttaaaaaaagattttattctgttttatggtcaagtaatattcctTTATATATAAGTACCACAACTTATctaatcatctactgatgggcacttaagttgcttccatatcttagctatcgTGAAtgggctgcaatgaacataggggtgctgacatctttttgaatttcaataattgttttcttaggctacaatGCAATTCATACCGCAATGGCTGGATAAGTAATTATTTCTCTTTGTCAGTCTGCAGAAAAAAGATACATCCTAGCAACATCCGATGATAATTAACAAGGGTTGTTAGTTTAAGTGTCGTTATAAATTGAACACCCGGGTTTTGGTGCATTTGATTAGTTTGACACTACCTGCTCAgatcccctgccccgccccttgAGGAAGGAGACACCAAGCCCAGCTGGGCTGAGAATAACTCTCTGACAGCCTCCAGCTCTCAGTCCCAGGGGAGCCTGCCTCAGCACCTGGGTCTGGGACACAGGTGTTCCGAGGCAGCCATCAGCTGGTGACTGAGCCAGGCACATTGAACAAGAACCTTTAATGAGTAACCTTTGCTTCAGCCTCCATCCCTTGGCCTGGCAGAAAATGTGTCAGATCTGCATCACAGTCTGCAAGGTTTTCTTATccaattctcctttttcttttttcctttcataggtATTAAGCTTCACTTTTAGAAAAAATTGCATGCCTGATTTCATCCCTGCATCCTCTAGAACCAGACAGTGTTTAAGTTCATTGTACTTGCTATTTCATTTGATGGTCAGATTTTGTTATCTTAGGTCGGTGAAAGCCCGTCAACCTCACTCCTCCCCCCTTTATGGCGTGATCCTAGTCTTTCACACTGCGCTCGATTCCTGGTACAATAACGGACTGTGCAGGGGCAGCTCCCACTGTTCTGGCCCCTGACCCACAATTAGCCCCCTTCCCCAGGAAACTTAGTTCCGCTAACTGGGAAAAGTTTGTCAAAACCACATTGTTTTTCATTCatatgctcaaaaatattttgttgataactGAACCTTGTCCTTTTAAGTAGgctaagatatatatttttaagaaaaaatcccCGAGTCATAAATTTATAATAACCTCCCCATTTCAATGTTACAGATAGTTTTGAGCATGGAAGAACtcaggagacagacaataaagaaACTCCCTGAGAAGCTTCCAGGTAAGAACCATGCTTCAGTGTAAGCTTGCATGTAAGAGCTTGGTGCTTGATATTCTATTAGGGAAAATCCACCTCCCAATGTTAATCTGGAAAGCCACTGGAATAACGGTTTAGAAAAGAATCACAACTATCTGGCTTTTTAGGGTTTGGGTACGTATGTTGAAAATTGAGTACAAATATAAAGGTCTGTGCACTTATCctcaaaacaacaaataaaatctcAATTATGAAAAAACAATGCAGAACTAAAATTAAACAGTAGAACGTCAGTTGCCGAAAGTAGTGTGTAATAGTTATATACCCTGGAGATAATGACATAATACACTGTAAAAATATGATTAGAAGGATAGTCtgtagaaagaaacatttctacATCTTGGAGCTATAACACATGGGAAAAACTGTTAGGTGACAATTGAGAGAAGATAATTCCAGAGTCTAAAACTCACAAGTGATTAATAGCTGTATACACAGCACATGCAGGCTCTACAAATCAAAATGATAAGGCAGGAAATCCAAAGGGAAACTTTCAAGGGATGTGAATAGGTCATTCACAGAAGAATAGCACCACACAGGTAAACTCTGCTTTTCAAAAGTTCACTTTACACCCCTTAGCTTTTCTGAAAGCTCTACATAGGTACCTGTTTTCACTAatagagagaaatatgaaaagaatgtTTGCTGTTATGAAAACAGGTGAGAAGTAAAAGTAGAATTCAGCGTCTCTTTTTCCCACTGTTAGGGAGGCAGCGTGCACCTGGAGCAGCGAGAGTGGCCTGGCTCGCTCCTTCCCTGGCGACCGtgctcagcatctcagcatctcagcatcgAGCTGCCCCGGCTTTGAGCTGTGTCAGTGAGCATTTGTGCTTTATCTTGGTTCACTGTGTGCTTCCGTTAGGTGTGAGGAAAGCCTACGAGAGCTTGTGGGGTGTTGCACTTAGAATAAATTTGGTGTAATAAAGCATTTCCATCCTGGCGAACAAAGACACTGTGCATGCACTGAGCTGGCCTGGGTCTACCATTCGTACTACTtacatgcagagagaaagaacctAGAAAGCTGCTGAAGTTACTATTGGCCCTCTGGTAGCAAGTGGTCTAGTTAGTCAGCATCCAGGAATGGAAAAATGAAGACTCCTGCCTGAGTGAATTGACAGGTATATAAAGCGCAGTATTCCATCATCTTATaacaatattgaaggagaaatCAAGTCAGTGTTTTTAATAAGTGAAACTACCCTATAAACACATTATTTCTACCTCATAGAGTCTGTATATTTATCATATTGACAAGAAGGCACTTCTGATTTGCCCTAAATTAATTAGAGCAGgccacaggaaggaagggagagacaggaggggtTACCAGCTGCAGGGAAAAACCAGAAAGACCCTGCTTACATCCGTGAGTTTTGtagaaacagaattatcttccagGTGCCCGTCTCTGGGGTTGTCTAAGGAAAAAGCCAGTGCCACGGGTCAGCAGGAGCCTCTGCTCCGGGCTTACCCAGGAGCTCTCCAGACGGCTGCCACCAAACCAAACCCCTCTTCTGAAGGATTAAGTCTCTGCTCCAGAGCTAGCCCCGTTTCGCCTTCACCCACCCCCTTATCCATAGCCTTACGTCTTTCATCCCCAAACTGTTTCCACAAAAGAGCC is a window of Desmodus rotundus isolate HL8 chromosome 1, HLdesRot8A.1, whole genome shotgun sequence DNA encoding:
- the LOC128781255 gene encoding large ribosomal subunit protein eL27-like, whose amino-acid sequence is MGKLRKPKKVVLVLAGRDSRRKVVVVKNIDDGWSDFLYSHALLAGIDHCPRKGTAATGKKKITERSKIKSFVKVYSYNHLTRTRYSVDIPLDKTAVNKDIFRDPAVKCKARREAKVKFEDRYKTSENKWFFQKLRF